A genomic stretch from Lathyrus oleraceus cultivar Zhongwan6 chromosome 2, CAAS_Psat_ZW6_1.0, whole genome shotgun sequence includes:
- the LOC127119959 gene encoding mitochondrial phosphate carrier protein 1, mitochondrial encodes MAAIEGRIPTGIEGRIPAAIEGRIPEDLKPRYYALCTIGGMLSAGTTHLATTPLDVVKVNMQVHPIKYHSISSCFTTLLREQGPSVLWKGWTGKFFGYGAQGGCRFGLYEYFKGVYSNVLVDQHRSLVFFLSSASAEVFANLALCPFEAVKVRVQAHPSFAKGMLDGFPKVYASEGARGFYRGLVPLLGRNIPFSMVMFSTFEHSVDFLYRNVVKRKKEECSKAQQLGVTCLAGYTAGSVGSFVSNPADNIVASLYNRKADSLMLAIRKIGLANLFTRSLPIRMLLVGPSITMQWFFYDTFKVLGGLPTSGEVAAGLGDGTG; translated from the exons ATGGCGGCCATTGAAGGAAGAATCCCCACGGGCATTGAAGGAAGAATCCCCGCGGCGATTGAAGGAAGAATCCCCGAGGATTTAAAGCCAAGGTATTATGCCCTTTGCACCATTGGAGGAATGCTCAGTGCTGGTACCACTCACCTTGCCACCACTCCTCTTGATGTTGTGAAAGTTAACATGCAG GTGCACCCAATTAAGTATCATAGTATTTCGTCGTGCTTTACTACCTTATTGAGGGAACAAGGGCCTTCTGTCCTCTGGAAAGGTTGGACAGGGAAGTTCTTTGGATACGGTGCGCAAGGAGGGTGTAGATTCGGTCTCTATGAATATTTCAAGGGGGTTTACTCGAATGTATTAGTAGACCAGCACAGGAGTCTTGTGTTCTTTCTTAGTAGTGCATCTGCTGAAGTATTTGCCAATTTAGCCTTGTGTCCGTTTGAAGCTGTTAAAGTCAGGGTTCAAGCACATCCTAGTTTTGCTAAGGGCATGTTAGACGGATTTCCGAAGGTATATGCATCAGAAGGCGCACGAGG ATTCTACCGTGGACTTGTTCCACTTTTGGGTCGAAACATTCCAT TTTCCATGGTTATGTTCTCAACGTTCGAGCATTCTGTTGATTTTTTGTATCGTAATGTTGTCAAAAGAAAAAAGGAGGAATGTTCAAAAGCTCAACAACTCGGCGTGACATGTTTAGCTGGATATACCGCAGGATCTGTTGGTAGCTTTGTTTCTAATCCTGCTGACAATATTGTAGCTTCTCTTTATAATAGAAAAGCTGATAGTCTTATGCTG GCTATCAGAAAAATTGGACTAGCCAATTTATTTACCAGGAGCCTTCCTATTAGAATGTTGCTGGTTGGTCCTTCCATAACTATGCAATGGTTTTTCTACGACACATTCAAAGTTTTAGGTGGACT GCCAACTAGTGGTGAAGTTGCAGCTGGCTTAGGAGATGGAACAGGCTAG
- the LOC127123553 gene encoding uncharacterized mitochondrial protein AtMg00820-like has protein sequence MLVDSEPISIEEALKKKVWLKIMNEELEAIEKNNTWELTQLPKNKKAISVRWVYKLKLKSDGSIGKHKAMLVARKFLHKFGLDYIEVFAPVARHETIRLMIVIAVNRN, from the coding sequence ATGTTGGTAGACTCTGAACCAATTAGTATTGAAGAAGCTCTCAAGAAGAAAGTATGGTTGAAGATCATGAATGAAGAACTTGAAGCTATAGAAAAAAACAATACTTGGGAGTTGACTCAGCTTCCAAAAAACAAGAAAGCCATTAGTGTGAGATGGGTTTACAAGTTAAAACTGAAGTCAGACGGATCAATTGGAAAACACAAAGCAATGTTAGTAGCTAGAAAATTTCTACATAAATTTGGATTAGATTACATTGAGGTGTTTGCACCTGTAGCTAGGCATGAAACAATCAGATTAATGATTGTTATAGCTGTTAATAGAAATTGA
- the LOC127119960 gene encoding monosaccharide-sensing protein 2 — translation MMEVVIIAVVATLGNLLNGWESSTIAGAMTYIKQEFELEKDPTLEGLIVSMSFITATVVTIFSGTISDMVGRRPMLITSSVMFIIGGLVMLWAPNVTVVLLSRIIKGVAIALAVTFNPLYISEIAPPDIRGQLNTLAQFSCSAGMFLAYILVFFMSLMPSPSWRVMLSVISIPSVVYFFLTVFYLPESPRWLVSKGRILEAEKVLKRLRRVDDVSGELALLAEGLRPGGEDISIEEYVVAPASEILINQEAGKDYIKLYGPNEGVTMIAQPVNGQDSMLLHSMLSRHGSFASQATANLKDPIVNLFGSLHGSTLIENGRSNSMLINNANSIFSTGDPESSPFGTSDNLRAPLNPFLSGADRAYGSKDMLGMRSHSSLVHGNDVETPRNTDIGGGWQLVYKSSDDAMGGKREGLQRVYLHADPSTAAVSQAPHISFVSTSGYDMPIDGGEAFQAAGIVSQSVLGTSYALSMTEVAAKGPKWRALLEPGVKRALIVGIGLQILQQAAGINGFLFYAPQILEQAGVGALLSNLGISSISASFLVNMIISFCMLPCIAISVRLMDVAGRRSIMLYTIPILIVCLLVLVLRQFFQLSPVLNASISAISVVVYESVFCMGLGIIPSIICSEIFPTSVRGICISLTSLTYWACILVVTLTFPYLLQLLGLSGVFSLFVGGCIISWIFVYLKVPETKGMPLEVIIEFFALGAKPGTDPAEFGIKD, via the exons ATGATGGAGGTTGTGATTATTGCTGTTGTTGCTACACTTGGGAATCTACTTAATGGATGGGAAAGTTCAACCATTGCAG GGGCTATGACCTACATCAAACAAGAATTTGAATTGGAAAAGGATCCAACACTCGAAGGGCTGATTGTGTCAATGTCTTTTATAACTGCAACTGTTGTCACCATATTTTCTGGAACAATCTCTGATATGGTTGGAAGAAGACCTATGTTGATAACATCTTCTGTTATGTTTATCATTGGTGGTTTGGTAATGTTGTGGGCTCCTAATGTTACTGTTGTTTTATTGTCGAGGATTATCAAAGGCGTGGCCATTGCTCTAGCTGTTACTTTTAATCCACTTTACATATCTGAGATAGCACCACCTGATATTAGAGGACAGTTGAACACTCTTGCACAGTTTTCTTGCTCTGCTGGAATGTTTCTGGCTTACATTCTTGTTTTCTTCATGTCCTTGATGCCGTCGCCTAGTTGGAGAGTTATGCTTAGTGTTATTTCTATTCCTTCTGTTGTTTATTTTTTCTTGACTGTGTTTTATCTCCCTGAATCTCCTCGATGGCTTGTAAGCAAAGGTCGAATCCTTGAGGCTGAGAAAGTTTTGAAAAGACTTCGACGCGTCGATGATGTCTCAG GGGAGCTGGCTTTGCTCGCGGAGGGTCTCAGGCCTGGGGGTGAAGACATTTCCATTGAAGAATATGTAGTTGCTCCAGCTAGTGAGATCCTTATCAACCAAGAAGCAGGAAAAGATTATATAAAATTATATGGACCTAATGAGGGAGTTACAATGATTGCTCAACCTGTGAATGGGCAAGATAGCATGCTATTGCATAGTATGTTGTCTCGGCACGGAAGCTTTGCATCTCAAGCAACTGCTAATCTCAAAGATCCTATTGTCAACCTATTTGGAAGTTTACACGGGAGTACTCTCATCGAGAACGGTCGTTCGAATAGCATGTTGATTAACAATGCTAATAGTATATTTAGCACGGGAGATCCAGAGTCTAGCCCGTTCGGTACAAGTGACAACCTGCGTGCTCCGTTGAATCCATTTCTCAGCGGTGCTGATAGGGCTTATGGATCTAAGGACATGTTAGGTATGAGAAGCCATAGCAGTTTGGTTCATGGAAATGACGTTGAAACACCGAGAAATACAGACATCGGTGGAGGTTGGCAATTGGTTTACAAATCAAGTGATGATGCAATGGGTGGGAAAAGAGAAGGACTCCAAAGGGTTTATTTGCATGCAGATCCTTCTACGGCTGCAGTGTCTCAGGCTCCGCATATTTCGTTTGTTTCAACTTCTGGCTATGACATGCCTATAGATGGTGGCGAAGCTTTTCAGGCTGCTGGTATAGTCAGTCAGTCAGTTCTTGGAACTAGTTATGCGTTGAGTATGACAGAAGTCGCTGCAAAAGGTCCGAAGTGGAGAGCTCTTCTAGAACCAGGTGTCAAGCGCGCGTTAATTGTTGGAATAggacttcaaattcttcaacag GCTGCTGGCATAAATGGATTTCTTTTCTATGCTCCTCAGATTCTTGAGCAAGCAGGAGTAGGAGCTCTTCTATCAAATTTAGGCATCAGTTCAATATCTGCTTCTTTTCTTGTTAATATGATTATATCATTTTGTATGCTTCCTTGTATAGCAATTTCTGTAAGGCTCATGGATGTTGCTGGCAGAAG GTCAATCATGCTGTACACAATACCGATTTTAATAGTATGTCTCCTAGTATTAGTATTGAGACAGTTTTTTCAACTCAGCCCTGTCCTAAATGCATCAATTTCAGCTATCAGTGTTGTGGTCTATGAAAGTGTCTTCTGCATGGGACTTGGCATTATTCCCAGCATCATATGTTCAGAAATCTTCCCGACTAGTGTTCGCGGAATCTGCATTTCTCTTACTTCTCTTACATATTGGGCCTGCATATTGGTTGTCACATTGACATTCCCTTATTTGCTCCAACTTCTCGGTCTCAGCGGCGTCTTCTCTCTATTTGTTGGTGGCTGCATCATTTCATGGATATTTGTTTACTTAAAAGTTCCTGAAACAAAGGGTATGCCTTTGGAAGTTATTATTGAGTTTTTTGCTCTTGGTGCAAAGCCTGGTACTGATCCTGCAGAATTTGGAATCAAAGATTAA